The Anolis carolinensis isolate JA03-04 chromosome 2, rAnoCar3.1.pri, whole genome shotgun sequence genome has a window encoding:
- the tmem161b gene encoding transmembrane protein 161B isoform X2: MGVIGVQLVVTMVMASIIQKIIPHYSLARWLLCSGSLRWYLHPTEEELRILAGKQQKGKSKKDRKYNGHIENKPLTIPKDIDLRLETKTITEIDALALHYFPEYQWLVDFTVAATVVYLVTEAYYSWMKPSQEMNISIVWCLLVLAFAIKILFSLTTHYFKVEEGGERSVCVTFGFFFFVKAMTILIVTENYLEFGLESGFSNFSESAVQFFEKQGLESKTLLHINFLAPLLMVLLWVKPITKDYIMNPPLGKESVPLMSEATFDTIRLWIIILMCALRLAMMRSHLQAYLNLAQKSVDQMKKEVGRISTVEVQKMVARVFYYLCIIALQYVAPLVMLLHMTLLLKTLGNYSWGIYSESPSDLSVESNPLSRSANSESSSEDGKMKANVIQLTVALASLKNIFTPLLFRGLLSFLTWWIAACLFSTSLFGLFYHQYLTVA, encoded by the exons GGTGTGATAGGTGTGCAGCTGGTGGTTACCATGGTGATGGCTAGTATTATACAGAAGATCATACCTCACTACTCTCTGGCCCGGTGGCTTCTCTGTAGTGGCAG TTTGCGATGGTACCTCCATCCCACAGAAGAAGAGCTACGTATCCTTGcaggaaaacaacaaaaagggaaaagcaagaaagataG GAAATACAATGGTCACATTGAAAATAAACCATTAACCATTCCTAAGGACATTGATCTTCGTCTGGAGACAAAAACTATCACTGAAATAGATGCATTAG CTTTGCATTATTTTCCTGAATATCAGTGGCTGGTGGACTTCACAGTTGCAGCTACAGTGGTGTATTTGGTAACTGAAGCCTACTACAGTTGGATGAAGCCCTCACAAGAAATGAATATCAGCATTGTTTGGTGTCTGCTTGTTCTGGCTTTTGCAAT CAAAATATTGTTCTCATTAACCACTCATTACTTCAAGGTCGAAGAAGGTGGTGAAAGATCAGTCTGTGTAACCTTTggcttctttttctttgttaaagCCATGACAATTCTGATAGTAACAGAAAACTATTTAGAATTTGGACTTGAATCAG GCTTCTCAAATTTTTCAGAAAGTGCTGTGCAGTTTTTTGAAAAGCAAGGTTTAGAATCCAA AACCCTGCTGCACATAAACTTCCTGGCACCTTTGCTTATGGTCTTATTGTGGGTAAAGCCCATTACCAAGGACTACATAATGAATCCACCACTGGGAAAAGAGAGTGTGCCTTT AATGTCAGAAGCTACATTTGATACTATTAGGTTGTGGATAATAATTCTCATGTGTGCTTTGAGGTTAGCCATGATGCGCAGTCATCTCCAAGCCTATCTGAATTTAGCACAGAAATCTGTGGATCAAATGAAAAAGGAAGTTGGAAGAATAAGTACAGTAGAAGTGCAGAAAATG GTGGCCAGGGTATTTTATTACCTCTGTATAATTGCCCTCCAGTATGTGGCACCTCTGGTTATGCTGCTTCATATGACTCTTCTTTTGAAAACTTTAG gaAACTATTCCTGGGGCATTTATTCGGAATCACCTTCAGACTTATCAGTGGAGAGCAATCCACTGAGCCGTTCAGCAAACTCTGAATCTTCCTCTGAGGATGGGAAGATGAAGGCAAATGTTATACAGCTAACAGTGGCACTGGCTAGCCTGAAGAACATTTTCACTCCACTCCTATTCAGGGGACTCCTGTCCTTCCTCACCTGGTGGATTGCTGCTTGCCTTTTTTCCACAAGCCTTTTTGGGCTCTTCTATCATCAATACCTGACAGTAGCGTGA
- the tmem161b gene encoding transmembrane protein 161B isoform X1 codes for MGVIGVQLVVTMVMASIIQKIIPHYSLARWLLCSGSLRWYLHPTEEELRILAGKQQKGKSKKDRKYNGHIENKPLTIPKDIDLRLETKTITEIDALALHYFPEYQWLVDFTVAATVVYLVTEAYYSWMKPSQEMNISIVWCLLVLAFAIKILFSLTTHYFKVEEGGERSVCVTFGFFFFVKAMTILIVTENYLEFGLESGFSNFSESAVQFFEKQGLESKGPVSKVTFKFFLAILCSLIGAFLTFPGLRLAQMHLDALSLTTEKITQTLLHINFLAPLLMVLLWVKPITKDYIMNPPLGKESVPLMSEATFDTIRLWIIILMCALRLAMMRSHLQAYLNLAQKSVDQMKKEVGRISTVEVQKMVARVFYYLCIIALQYVAPLVMLLHMTLLLKTLGNYSWGIYSESPSDLSVESNPLSRSANSESSSEDGKMKANVIQLTVALASLKNIFTPLLFRGLLSFLTWWIAACLFSTSLFGLFYHQYLTVA; via the exons GGTGTGATAGGTGTGCAGCTGGTGGTTACCATGGTGATGGCTAGTATTATACAGAAGATCATACCTCACTACTCTCTGGCCCGGTGGCTTCTCTGTAGTGGCAG TTTGCGATGGTACCTCCATCCCACAGAAGAAGAGCTACGTATCCTTGcaggaaaacaacaaaaagggaaaagcaagaaagataG GAAATACAATGGTCACATTGAAAATAAACCATTAACCATTCCTAAGGACATTGATCTTCGTCTGGAGACAAAAACTATCACTGAAATAGATGCATTAG CTTTGCATTATTTTCCTGAATATCAGTGGCTGGTGGACTTCACAGTTGCAGCTACAGTGGTGTATTTGGTAACTGAAGCCTACTACAGTTGGATGAAGCCCTCACAAGAAATGAATATCAGCATTGTTTGGTGTCTGCTTGTTCTGGCTTTTGCAAT CAAAATATTGTTCTCATTAACCACTCATTACTTCAAGGTCGAAGAAGGTGGTGAAAGATCAGTCTGTGTAACCTTTggcttctttttctttgttaaagCCATGACAATTCTGATAGTAACAGAAAACTATTTAGAATTTGGACTTGAATCAG GCTTCTCAAATTTTTCAGAAAGTGCTGTGCAGTTTTTTGAAAAGCAAGGTTTAGAATCCAA gggTCCTGTTTCTAAAGTAACATTCAAATTCTTCCTGGCTATTCTTTGTTCCCTTATTGGTGCTTTTTTAACATTCCCTGGATTGAGATTGGCTCAGATGCATCTGGATGCTTTGAGTTTAACAACAGAAAAAATCACCCA AACCCTGCTGCACATAAACTTCCTGGCACCTTTGCTTATGGTCTTATTGTGGGTAAAGCCCATTACCAAGGACTACATAATGAATCCACCACTGGGAAAAGAGAGTGTGCCTTT AATGTCAGAAGCTACATTTGATACTATTAGGTTGTGGATAATAATTCTCATGTGTGCTTTGAGGTTAGCCATGATGCGCAGTCATCTCCAAGCCTATCTGAATTTAGCACAGAAATCTGTGGATCAAATGAAAAAGGAAGTTGGAAGAATAAGTACAGTAGAAGTGCAGAAAATG GTGGCCAGGGTATTTTATTACCTCTGTATAATTGCCCTCCAGTATGTGGCACCTCTGGTTATGCTGCTTCATATGACTCTTCTTTTGAAAACTTTAG gaAACTATTCCTGGGGCATTTATTCGGAATCACCTTCAGACTTATCAGTGGAGAGCAATCCACTGAGCCGTTCAGCAAACTCTGAATCTTCCTCTGAGGATGGGAAGATGAAGGCAAATGTTATACAGCTAACAGTGGCACTGGCTAGCCTGAAGAACATTTTCACTCCACTCCTATTCAGGGGACTCCTGTCCTTCCTCACCTGGTGGATTGCTGCTTGCCTTTTTTCCACAAGCCTTTTTGGGCTCTTCTATCATCAATACCTGACAGTAGCGTGA
- the tmem161b gene encoding transmembrane protein 161B isoform X3, giving the protein MPLAQAWKYNGHIENKPLTIPKDIDLRLETKTITEIDALALHYFPEYQWLVDFTVAATVVYLVTEAYYSWMKPSQEMNISIVWCLLVLAFAIKILFSLTTHYFKVEEGGERSVCVTFGFFFFVKAMTILIVTENYLEFGLESGFSNFSESAVQFFEKQGLESKGPVSKVTFKFFLAILCSLIGAFLTFPGLRLAQMHLDALSLTTEKITQTLLHINFLAPLLMVLLWVKPITKDYIMNPPLGKESVPLMSEATFDTIRLWIIILMCALRLAMMRSHLQAYLNLAQKSVDQMKKEVGRISTVEVQKMVARVFYYLCIIALQYVAPLVMLLHMTLLLKTLGNYSWGIYSESPSDLSVESNPLSRSANSESSSEDGKMKANVIQLTVALASLKNIFTPLLFRGLLSFLTWWIAACLFSTSLFGLFYHQYLTVA; this is encoded by the exons ATGCCTCTAGCCCAGGCTTG GAAATACAATGGTCACATTGAAAATAAACCATTAACCATTCCTAAGGACATTGATCTTCGTCTGGAGACAAAAACTATCACTGAAATAGATGCATTAG CTTTGCATTATTTTCCTGAATATCAGTGGCTGGTGGACTTCACAGTTGCAGCTACAGTGGTGTATTTGGTAACTGAAGCCTACTACAGTTGGATGAAGCCCTCACAAGAAATGAATATCAGCATTGTTTGGTGTCTGCTTGTTCTGGCTTTTGCAAT CAAAATATTGTTCTCATTAACCACTCATTACTTCAAGGTCGAAGAAGGTGGTGAAAGATCAGTCTGTGTAACCTTTggcttctttttctttgttaaagCCATGACAATTCTGATAGTAACAGAAAACTATTTAGAATTTGGACTTGAATCAG GCTTCTCAAATTTTTCAGAAAGTGCTGTGCAGTTTTTTGAAAAGCAAGGTTTAGAATCCAA gggTCCTGTTTCTAAAGTAACATTCAAATTCTTCCTGGCTATTCTTTGTTCCCTTATTGGTGCTTTTTTAACATTCCCTGGATTGAGATTGGCTCAGATGCATCTGGATGCTTTGAGTTTAACAACAGAAAAAATCACCCA AACCCTGCTGCACATAAACTTCCTGGCACCTTTGCTTATGGTCTTATTGTGGGTAAAGCCCATTACCAAGGACTACATAATGAATCCACCACTGGGAAAAGAGAGTGTGCCTTT AATGTCAGAAGCTACATTTGATACTATTAGGTTGTGGATAATAATTCTCATGTGTGCTTTGAGGTTAGCCATGATGCGCAGTCATCTCCAAGCCTATCTGAATTTAGCACAGAAATCTGTGGATCAAATGAAAAAGGAAGTTGGAAGAATAAGTACAGTAGAAGTGCAGAAAATG GTGGCCAGGGTATTTTATTACCTCTGTATAATTGCCCTCCAGTATGTGGCACCTCTGGTTATGCTGCTTCATATGACTCTTCTTTTGAAAACTTTAG gaAACTATTCCTGGGGCATTTATTCGGAATCACCTTCAGACTTATCAGTGGAGAGCAATCCACTGAGCCGTTCAGCAAACTCTGAATCTTCCTCTGAGGATGGGAAGATGAAGGCAAATGTTATACAGCTAACAGTGGCACTGGCTAGCCTGAAGAACATTTTCACTCCACTCCTATTCAGGGGACTCCTGTCCTTCCTCACCTGGTGGATTGCTGCTTGCCTTTTTTCCACAAGCCTTTTTGGGCTCTTCTATCATCAATACCTGACAGTAGCGTGA